In Danio aesculapii chromosome 12, fDanAes4.1, whole genome shotgun sequence, the sequence agactgttaggttggagttagggttggggttagggttagtgtaagtttttatatagtcagttaaatgtctactaatactcaattggaccatcaaaataaagtgctatcatattatatttcaaatatttttcgaATTTGCAAAACAAACTTTAAGTAATACAATCCACAGTTAAACAACTTTTTAACCACTTTCAACCATTAATTCTTTTGTAGAGATGACCACTGTGTCTGTGGAGCCCATAGTGGCGATGGTGGAGAAGATTTCCAATGTCACTGAGAGTCCAGTAGAAACTTCCCCAGAAGACATGGCTGCCACGTTCACCATTGGCACCATTCTGTCCCTAATGTGTTTGGTGGGTGTGTCCGGAAATATCTACACGCTGGTAGTCATGTGCCACTCCATGCGCTCGGCTGCCTCAATGTACATCTACATCATCAACCTGGCAATGGCTGATCTTCTCTACTTACTCACAATCCCATTTGTAGTGTGCACACATTTCCTGAAAGGTTGGTACTTTGGGGACATAGGATGTCGGATCCTTATCAGCATGGACTTCCTTACAATGCATGCCAGCATTTTCACACTGACTGTCATGAGCACAGAGCGTTACTTCGCCGTTCTCAAGCCTCTGGATACAGTCAAACGCTCAAAAAGCTACAGAAAAGCAATTGCGCTGCTGGTTTGGACTGCCTCATTGATTCTCACATTACCCATGATCATCAGCGTCCAGCTCATGACAATGAACTCCAAGCAAATGTGCAACCCCACACTGAGCCCTCTCTCTTACAAAATCTACATCTCCTTTCTCTTTGGCACAAGCATTGTTGCTCCAGGGGTGATAATCGGGTACTTGTATATACGCCTGGCAAGAACCTACTGGATCTCCCAAACTGAGACTTTCAAGCAAACCAAGAAGCTTCCAAATCAGAAGGTCCTGTATCTGATCTTTACAATTGTGCTCCTGTTCTGGGCCTGCTTCTTACCTTTTTGGATCTGGCAGCTTCTGAATCAGTTCCAACCCACATTGGATCTCTCCACCAAGGCCAAGCGCAACATCAACTATCTAACCACATGCCTGACCTACAGCAACAGCTGCATCAACCCGTTCCTCTACACTTTACTCACCAAGAACTACAAGGAATACCTTCGCAAGAGACAGAGGACTTGGACGGCCGGCAGCTACCTCAACCGGCGGAATCGTTTCCAGCGGTCGCCTCGTCGCTCCTTGTCATCCAGCAGTCAGCAGTGCACAGAGAGCTTTGTGCTCGCACATACTTCTCGCACCAACAACAGCAGCCTCTGAGGTAGGTTCCTGACCTCGTCTCATTGGCTTTCTAATGTAACTGTCGGTTGTTTTCCAGACAGTCTGAGAGATAAAGATCCTGCCTGAATAAAACCAAATTTTCTCCAGTTTACCTTTATGTATTTGCGCAATCCAGCAAGTCTGTTTTTAATCAAGTCAAGGCCAGACTGTTGTTTTGTGGTCGAGGGTCGGATATTTGGATCAGCTCGTGTCACTGCAAATGGTTTTAGCTGAGATAGAAGAGATAGAAGAACTTAAAATGCTTgatgttaaattattaaaatgcttCTATTAACTATGTCAATAATTCCAGGTATATAGAAAGATGTTTTTAAATACAACAGGTTTAAGTCAATCGGATAATCATCTTAAAAAGCAAATTATGATGTCGTTTGGGTCTCAAGGGAGAAATTGTTTCATATATAATTGGTCCAAGTGCAACTGCTGGTTCAGGCAAAGCAGGCCTAATGGTAATTAGGCCCCACTGATTGGATATCAGGTCCAAATTACTCTCCAATCAGCAGAACTGCTACCTTCAAGATGATCTTTTATGATACTGAATGCCTGCATTATTTGAATGACTGCACACTGAAATAATAAAGCTCTAACAAGACTGCAACGGGCTATGACTATGGTTGAGTTAGAACAAAGTATTAACATCATAAACAATAAATTACTTATAATTTCTTCCTGTAATAATTCTGTCTGGGATCACtcagggaaaaaaaacaacaataaacctCCCCCTAGATTAGAACTTCTAAtcctaaaatttattttaatttaccaccACGACAAAATTAAAAGCATAGCATTGAATGGAAAGAGGAAAAATAACATATCAAACCTTCATTCTCATATTATGTTCATTAAGATCTATCAGATCTAATTTGTGTATTCAGCTTAGCATTTAGCTTCAGTGGGGTAAATTAAGCGGAGTGATTAAGTTTTCTTTAATGTCCACTAAAGatccaaggcaaggcaaggcaagcttatttatatcatatttttcatttatatcacatttataattatagcacatttcataaacaatggtaattcaaagtgctttgcaTAAACATGATTAAAAGACATaagagaataaaaatgattaaaacagataaagactgattaaaatgtgttaaaacaggttataaaagaatgaaaaagaaaataaagacataatgtgatctgtcggatgtagcacagtgctcattcagtaaaggcacagctaaacagatgtgttttcagtcttgatttgaatgtgcctaatgttggagcacatctgatgatttctggaagctgattccagcagcgaggggcatagtagctgaaggccgattcacttTGCTTTGACTGAACTTCTAATTTACTTAATCCTAATGATCTGTAACAGAATTTTACAGAAGTAACAAAGTAACAGAGTTTTAACATTCTGGATCCTGCGATTGAGCTCTGTTTTTTCTTTCTAAATTTATTCCAAGACATTTTGAGACAGTTTCCAAATAAAAGATCACATCATGTTTatggtttatttagttttaatgtgCACTCTCCCAATGTGTGTGTAATTTATTCTGAGCaagctacagtgctcagcatataacaGCCCTAACAAagctatattttaaattcatatttttataggatgctatacaatattatatctgtgcacatccattagattagtcagtactgaagccaaatctggagcttatctaacaaaataacttacaataatggtctaaaaactagtacagccaaatttatattatagaaaaatacaaatttaaaaaaagaggaaaagtcaagagcaaaaaaaaattgaaaaaactaattgtaggttttattttttattttattttatttattttttagcaatattttgcttgaatttaattgtattatctttcaatttcaaaatatatttggtgactaaaatattaatttcataaatatatctgtttaataaatcggttttgtttaaatgcaccaaaatacattgcctttattcactgagtaacggataaaaatataaattttcaaaatggggtctactcagttatgctgaacAGTGTACATCAACTGCAACGATCtctattaaaaatacacaaacacatagtcTAAATAAGCACAGATATGCTTTACCCACACAGTGAGAATGATTTCCTAAGAGTATATAAAGCAACTGCACATGCTGTATACTGCCGTCCTGTCAAAacaatgatttaattatttttccaaggactgtaaataaaacactttCCAAAAAGAca encodes:
- the LOC130238221 gene encoding urotensin-2 receptor, which produces MLNVCLLGAVPSVESNQEMTTVSVEPIVAMVEKISNVTESPVETSPEDMAATFTIGTILSLMCLVGVSGNIYTLVVMCHSMRSAASMYIYIINLAMADLLYLLTIPFVVCTHFLKGWYFGDIGCRILISMDFLTMHASIFTLTVMSTERYFAVLKPLDTVKRSKSYRKAIALLVWTASLILTLPMIISVQLMTMNSKQMCNPTLSPLSYKIYISFLFGTSIVAPGVIIGYLYIRLARTYWISQTETFKQTKKLPNQKVLYLIFTIVLLFWACFLPFWIWQLLNQFQPTLDLSTKAKRNINYLTTCLTYSNSCINPFLYTLLTKNYKEYLRKRQRTWTAGSYLNRRNRFQRSPRRSLSSSSQQCTESFVLAHTSRTNNSSL